A genomic region of Halopelagius longus contains the following coding sequences:
- a CDS encoding sensor histidine kinase, which translates to MVTSLPFVVGLVVGGYQLARLPLDRERYGRVLQWCVGGMAVFGLINVALMVAMPTDDAVTLVGWIRWAVSFGAGIGFLIGYYEAKAIHREAIAQRSAVRAEELERRRELLDYLNALLRHEVLNTANVIEGYASLLDDAAADETTRQYAGVIERQATDLTRVTKDVRLLLRTIEEEPTLRRVNLSEVLHDELLKVQDRYEGVETEATVPDDIYVMADDLLRRIFSNLLANAVEHNDVRPPRVTVTATATAETVTVRVADNGPGVPESERDALFESTTGRTDHGIGLTIIGRLADRYGANVELTETGPDGSVFSVAFPRPDSEAAESRTDSAGELSALSAR; encoded by the coding sequence GTGGTAACAAGCCTCCCGTTCGTCGTCGGTCTGGTAGTCGGCGGGTACCAACTCGCTCGGTTGCCGTTGGACCGGGAACGATACGGCCGCGTCCTGCAGTGGTGTGTCGGCGGGATGGCCGTCTTCGGCCTCATCAACGTCGCCCTGATGGTGGCGATGCCGACAGACGACGCGGTTACTCTGGTCGGATGGATCCGGTGGGCCGTCAGTTTCGGCGCTGGCATCGGCTTTCTCATCGGGTACTACGAGGCGAAGGCGATACACCGCGAAGCCATCGCTCAACGCTCCGCCGTCCGGGCCGAGGAACTCGAACGACGCCGCGAACTCCTCGACTACCTCAACGCGTTGCTCCGCCACGAGGTGTTGAACACGGCGAACGTCATCGAGGGGTACGCGTCGCTTCTCGACGACGCCGCGGCCGACGAGACGACGCGCCAGTACGCGGGCGTCATCGAACGGCAGGCGACGGACCTCACGAGGGTCACGAAGGACGTTCGGCTACTGCTTCGGACCATAGAGGAGGAACCCACCCTCCGGCGGGTGAACCTCAGCGAAGTCCTGCACGACGAACTCCTCAAGGTTCAGGACCGCTACGAGGGCGTCGAAACGGAGGCGACGGTCCCCGACGATATCTACGTGATGGCGGACGACCTTCTCCGGCGAATCTTCTCGAATCTGCTCGCCAACGCCGTCGAACACAACGACGTCCGACCGCCGCGAGTCACCGTAACCGCGACGGCCACCGCCGAGACGGTAACCGTGCGTGTGGCCGACAACGGCCCCGGCGTCCCCGAATCGGAACGCGACGCCCTCTTCGAGAGTACGACGGGTCGGACCGACCACGGCATCGGACTCACCATCATCGGCCGGTTGGCCGACCGCTACGGGGCGAACGTCGAACTCACCGAGACCGGACCGGACGGGAGCGTGTTCAGCGTCGCGTTCCCGCGCCCCGACTCCGAGGCGGCCGAGTCTCGGACCGACTCCGCGGGCGAGTTGTCCGCGCTGTCGGCGCGATAA